CAGTAGAGGCGCTTTGAGTACGCCTTTAAGGGTTCATTTTTGGACTCCTTAAGAATCCCCCGGATTTATCCGTGGGGAGTTTCAAAGACTCATTGGATATCTGAAAATCTCTTGACACACTTGGTGCCAAAGTGGTTAACAATAAATAATATGGATCTGCCAATTATTTACCACCCAGATTATATTGCGCCACTACCTCCAGGTCATCGCTTCCCGATGCCTAAATTCAGGCTACTCTATGAATTGCTGTTGGCTGATGGAGTCGCGCAAAGCGAACAATTCCATACCCCAGAACGTCCACCGCTAGAGTTAATCGAGTTAATTCACACCGCAGATTATGTTAAAGCTTACTGTGAGGGTATCCTAGACCCCAAAGCACAGCGCCGTATTGGACTACCTTGGAGTCCGGCACTAGCGAATCGTACTTGTGTAGCGGTTGGTGGTACGATACTTACTGCCAAGCTAGCTTTAAATCAAGGTTTAGCTTGTAATACTGCTGGTGGTACTCATCATGCTTTTCCTGGTCATGGGTCTGGTTTTTGTATTTTCAACGATTTAGCGATCGCATCCCGCGTTTTACAAAAACTCGGACTTGTCCAAAAAATCCTGATTGTGGATTTGGATGTCCATCAAGGGGATGGTACTGCTTTTATTTTTCAAGACGATGAAAGTGTTTTTACCTTCTCTATGCACTGCGAAATTAATTTTCCCGGTACCAAACAAAAAAGCGATTTGGATGTTCCCCTCACAGCAGGAATGGAAGATGATGCCTATTTGCAAACTTTGGACAAATATTTACCAGATTTATTATCTTATGTCAAGCCAGATTTAATTTTTTATGATGCGGGTGTGGACCCCCATATAGGCGATCGCCTGGGAAAATTAGCTTTAACTGATACTGGCATTTTTCGTCGAGAAATGCAGGTTTTAAGTACCTGTGTTAGCGCTGGTTATCCTGTAGCTTGCGTGATTGGTGGGGGTTATGCTGATGATATGAAATCTCTTGTTTGGCGCCATTCTTTAGTACATCGAGCAGCGAGTGAAGTTTATCGACAATATAGATTGTAACTTGGTTTGTAGTCAGCAATTTAGTGCTTTCAAAAGCGATAACTATAATTTTCTTCCTTTGCGCCTTAGCGCCTTTGCGTGAGCTAAAAATTATTTCGTTAATCTTGTAGCTCACGCATTCTCTACGAGACGCTGCGCGAACGCAAAGCGTCTGTCTTCGACACGCTCCGCGAACGAAGAGAAGGCGCAAAGTAAAGACCGATTCGGGAGTAAATCAGGAAACCTCTGTGGGACAGGAAAGCGTGGAAAAGAAAACTAAAGTCAGAATCTACGATTTAGCAAACGAATTAAAATTGGATAGCAAAAAGCTATTAGCAATTTGCGATAAACTCAATATTACCGCCAAAGTTCCAACCAGTACAATCACAGAATCTGATGCAGAACGTATTCGGAAGGCGGTAAATAAATTAATTGCTGCTAAAACCAATTCTTCAAAAAATAAGACAAGTTCGGAAGATTGGAGTTATGTATTTGTCGCTGCGACTGTTGATAGTTTTCTGCGCCATCTTGAAGGTGAGGATGTCCTAAAATTATATCCTGAATCTTGGGAACGCCGAGAACGTGCCAATGAGTTAATGTTTGAATGTGTTGGTCTACAGTCTTGTTTATTTTATGTCCGTCGCAAGGGTGCTGGTAGAGATGCGGGAGAACAAATTTGGGATTTAACAATCGCCACGGATCATGATAATTTTCAATTACCAGCAAGATTGCAGAAGCTAGGTAAAACTTTAGGATTTATCGCGGCTGTTCAAAAAGATGGTTACGGCGGTTTAAAGTTACTTTCGGCGCAATTGCTACCACTCGCACGGGGACAAGGCGATGCTTACTCCATACCTTATCGCTTGCGTTTACTGCCTAATCATAAGCATCAAATTGGCATTCCGTCAGCGACATTGGTGCGTATAGCAACTATACCAGTTTGTGGCGACCATGTGCCTACAGAAGATCAACTAAAAGCTTGGAAAGCGTTTTTGCAGGTTGAGGAAAAAATCGCTAAGGCGCGGCAATTTTGTGTAGCTTATATAGATTATGATCATAGTTCGCGAAGACGGATTAATTTTGTAATTAATCTCGCCTCAGCCACCCTTGACGGCGCTAAGGATAATTCCTTGGATGTAGACAATTTCTGGGAACGGGTAAAACGGGCGAGAAATGACGAAATTAAGTTATTTGAAACTAATCCTATCGGCAAAAATTGGTATAGTGGTCGTCAACTAGGGTCTATTGAAGAGGTTGACGCGAAACGTAATATTATTGGTGTCAGGCTAGAACGGGATTTAGCGGAACACATAACTTCGGAACGTTATCAGCTACCAGAGAACGGATTTTTATTTTTCCAAGCTGTTGGTGACATTCAGCAGATTCAGCGGAAGAAAAAAGCTTTGGAAGATTTGAATAATGGCCGCACCCAAAATCCTTATTTGGGTAACTTTTTATTTGATGCTTCTCAAGCAAGACCTATTAAACAAACTGTGGAACTTCAACCACAAGATTTATTATTATCCTCGGCGAATCCTGGTCAGAAAGCAGCAGTCGAAACGGTACTTTCAGCTAAAGATCTTGTCCTCATCCAGGGTCCACCAGGAACTGGAAAAACTACTGTAATTGCTGAGATTTGCTATCAAGTTGCATTGCGGGGTGGACGTACATTAATCGCTTCCCAAGCAAATTTAGCAGTTGATAACGCCCTCAGTCGATTAGTTCACAATCCTGTAATTCGCGCTATCCGCAAAGGACGAGCCGAAAAAGTTGGGGATGAAGGACAACCTTTTTTAGAAGACCAAGTGATTGGTACATGGTTACAAAATACCGCTACTGACTGCGAAAACAATCTCACCCAACGCCGCGAAAATGTAGAAATTTTTCGTCAATTGCTGGCGTCGTTACCAAGATTTACAACTTACGTCACCGCAGAGGAAGAATTCCATCAGCAACAAGAGGAATTCAAACAGGGTAAAACCAAGATAGAGGCAAACTACCACAAGCAAGAAGTAGCATATCAGGAAAATGTCGCCAAAACAAGCGAGGTGGAATTCTTGATTTCAGGTTTGGAAAACTTGTTAAATTCTCCAGCAAATATCAACTGGGAATCTCCAGAAGTTACAAATTTTTTACCTCTGCTTAAGCCTTACACAGAAGGTAATACTTCTGTACAAACCTTTATCGCCAATGTGCGTACAGCCATCAACTATTCTGATCAACTCGGCTTTGTTCGTCCTGGTTATGGTGCATTTGGCTTGGCTATTTGGTTGCGTGAGACTTTAGGTGTTGAATTATCTG
The Gloeotrichia echinulata CP02 DNA segment above includes these coding regions:
- a CDS encoding histone deacetylase, whose product is MDLPIIYHPDYIAPLPPGHRFPMPKFRLLYELLLADGVAQSEQFHTPERPPLELIELIHTADYVKAYCEGILDPKAQRRIGLPWSPALANRTCVAVGGTILTAKLALNQGLACNTAGGTHHAFPGHGSGFCIFNDLAIASRVLQKLGLVQKILIVDLDVHQGDGTAFIFQDDESVFTFSMHCEINFPGTKQKSDLDVPLTAGMEDDAYLQTLDKYLPDLLSYVKPDLIFYDAGVDPHIGDRLGKLALTDTGIFRREMQVLSTCVSAGYPVACVIGGGYADDMKSLVWRHSLVHRAASEVYRQYRL